A genomic segment from Pelomicrobium methylotrophicum encodes:
- the uvrA gene encoding excinuclease ABC subunit UvrA, whose amino-acid sequence MSSEYIVVEGARQNNLKGISLKLPLNELIVVTGVSGAGKSSLAFDTLYAEGQRRYVETFSPYARQFLERRDRPRVDRIDGIPPAIAIDQANPVRTSRSTVGTMTELSDYLKLLFARAAQLYCRGCGRPVRRDTPQSIYEALAERARAAGDPRLTIAFPVVVPGNFSENEVRQLLERQGYTRIHAQKDNTLEVVQDRLRLGTADRDRVIEALEAALRAGQGRVNVYALGDKVFAPARHPQEEGGSLLTAPVVWRFSTDLHCADCDIHYREPTPSLFSFNSPIGACDTCRGFGRVIGIDFGLVIPDESKSLAQGAIKPWQTPSYRECQDDLMRFARRRGVPTDVPWRRLAEAHRRWILEGDPDWESWEASWPKKWYGVRRFFDWLETKSYKMHIRVLLSKYRAYTPCPACGGARLKPEALLWRLGTHACSDRVIERGRRQRPAGATFSDEQFEMLPGLTLHDVALLSIDRCLDFFQHLRLPEGAVDEAVALLLSEIRSRLQYLVDVGLGYLTLDRQSRTLSGGEVQRINLTTALGTSLVNTLFVLDEPSVGLHPRDIERVVGVLHRLRDAGNSLVVVEHDPGVMLAADRILDLGPGPGEQGGQVVFFGTPAELARDSRSLTGQYLRGEKRVGSRPRRQGEPSAWLEVLGATGHNLKGIDVRIPLNRLVCVTGVSGSGKSTLVQHVLYPTLAKLKGRAVETPGAPADIRGHERLADVVLVDQSPIGKTARSNPASYVGAFDAIRKLFAAEPAAKERGYTASTFSFNAGDGRCPTCGGSGFEHVEMQFLSDLYLRCPDCDGRRFRPEVLEVKRVPPPGRESLAPCSIADVLDMTVTQAVEFFSDQPEVLQALEPLQAVGLGYVKLGQPVPTLSGGEAQRLKLAGHLAQARRASASRLRGGARRASAGEDASSSPPRACLFLFDEPTTGLHFADIAVLLQAFDQLLAEGHTLLVIEHNLDVIAAADWIIDLGPEGGEAGGEVVCAGTPSQVARHPRSATGAALAKRQALAHVLDGAQSDPKPDPSPARPPLGARSSAAPRDGAFIHVHHAREHNLKNVDIRIPRERFTVITGISGSGKSTLAFDILFAEGQRRYLESLNAYARQFVQPATRPDVDAIFGIPPTVAIEQRTSRGGRKSTVATLTEIYHFLRLLFVKLGVQYCPECQIPIEPQTMEVIAARLLRDWRGRRVALLAPLVVGRKGYYTDLAKWAARRGYRQLRVDGELTPTDPWPRLARYREHDIELPVAEVTVSSRDERLLREALARTLALGKGVVKVAPLEGSNARRGRDGEATFSVRRACPRCGRSFPELDPRLFSFNSKHGWCPRCYGTGLVLPGFDAQQTGEEVWWNEWWEGETRPCPECDGRRLNAEALAVRFQGQNIAELTALSIGEAQRYFQRLKLSGRAAEVARDILPELASRLAFLNQVGLDYLTLDRSAPTLSGGEAQRIRLAAQLGSNLRGVCYVLDEPTIGLHVRDNRRLLAALSELRDKGNTVVVVEHDEETIRLAEHVVDLGPGAGAQGGRVVAEGTVGELIRNPHSVTGRCLAQPLAHPLLGTRRPVALDAPQAQALEVVGARLHNLKAVHVKIPLARLVAVTGVSGSGKSTLVRDVLYASLQALLSGRRRSQAELKGCDELRGWQQVQRVLEVDQTPIGKTPRSCPATYVGVWDGIRRLFAQMPEARMRGYGPSRFSFNVAGGRCDACEGQGMKTIGMSFLPEVKVVCDVCGGARFTPETLAVRFKGKNAGEVLAMSVDEAVEFFAAQPSIHHPLRLLQDVGLGYLTLGQQSPTLSGGEAQRIKLVTELAKVRPAVTRRRSMTGSGNGGTLYVLDEPTVGLHMADVEKLVRVLHRLVDAGNTVVVIEHNLDVIAEADWVIDLGPEGGDAGGRVVAQGTPEAVARVKHGSHTARALADFLRGKRDLGAERSSRGRASA is encoded by the coding sequence GTGTCTAGCGAATACATCGTCGTCGAAGGAGCCCGCCAGAATAATCTGAAGGGCATCAGCCTCAAGCTTCCGCTCAACGAGCTCATCGTCGTCACCGGCGTCTCAGGCGCCGGGAAGTCGTCGCTCGCGTTCGACACCCTTTACGCCGAGGGTCAGCGTCGCTACGTGGAGACGTTTTCCCCGTACGCGCGCCAGTTCCTCGAGCGGCGGGATCGGCCCCGGGTCGACCGCATCGACGGCATTCCGCCGGCCATCGCCATCGACCAGGCAAACCCGGTACGGACTTCGCGCTCCACCGTCGGCACCATGACGGAGCTCTCTGATTACTTGAAGCTCCTCTTTGCCCGCGCGGCCCAGCTCTATTGCCGAGGCTGCGGCAGGCCGGTCCGCCGCGACACGCCCCAGAGCATCTACGAGGCGCTCGCCGAACGCGCGCGGGCGGCCGGCGATCCGCGGCTCACCATCGCCTTTCCGGTCGTCGTGCCCGGCAATTTCTCGGAAAACGAGGTGCGGCAGCTGCTCGAGCGGCAGGGCTACACGCGCATCCACGCGCAGAAAGACAATACGCTTGAGGTCGTGCAGGACCGGCTGCGGTTGGGCACCGCCGACCGCGACCGGGTGATCGAGGCGCTGGAGGCGGCGCTGCGGGCGGGCCAGGGGCGGGTGAACGTCTATGCCTTGGGCGACAAGGTTTTTGCACCGGCTCGTCACCCTCAAGAGGAAGGGGGTTCGCTGCTCACTGCGCCGGTTGTGTGGCGCTTTTCCACGGACCTGCACTGCGCCGATTGCGACATCCATTACCGGGAGCCGACGCCGAGTCTGTTCTCGTTCAATTCCCCGATCGGCGCGTGCGACACCTGCCGCGGCTTTGGCCGGGTGATCGGCATCGACTTCGGGTTGGTGATTCCTGACGAGTCCAAATCCCTTGCGCAAGGGGCCATCAAGCCCTGGCAGACTCCCAGTTACCGCGAGTGCCAGGACGACCTCATGCGGTTCGCGCGCCGCCGCGGCGTGCCCACGGACGTTCCTTGGCGCAGGCTGGCGGAAGCGCACCGGCGCTGGATTCTGGAGGGCGATCCTGACTGGGAGAGCTGGGAAGCGTCGTGGCCGAAAAAGTGGTACGGCGTGCGGCGCTTCTTCGACTGGCTGGAGACCAAAAGCTACAAGATGCACATCCGGGTGCTGCTCTCCAAGTACCGGGCCTACACGCCGTGTCCCGCTTGCGGCGGCGCACGGCTCAAGCCCGAAGCGCTCCTGTGGCGCCTGGGCACCCACGCCTGCAGCGACCGGGTGATCGAGCGCGGTCGGCGGCAGCGTCCCGCGGGCGCCACGTTCAGCGACGAGCAGTTCGAGATGCTGCCGGGGCTCACCTTACACGATGTGGCGCTGCTGTCCATCGACCGTTGTCTCGACTTTTTCCAGCACTTGCGGTTGCCTGAGGGCGCGGTGGACGAGGCCGTGGCGCTTCTGCTTTCCGAGATCCGCTCCCGGCTCCAGTACCTGGTGGACGTCGGCTTGGGCTACCTCACGCTGGACCGCCAGTCCCGGACCCTTTCCGGCGGCGAGGTCCAGCGCATCAACCTCACGACCGCCCTGGGCACTTCGCTGGTGAATACGCTGTTCGTGCTGGACGAGCCCTCCGTTGGCCTGCACCCGCGGGACATCGAGCGGGTGGTGGGGGTGCTGCACCGCCTGCGGGATGCGGGTAACTCGCTCGTCGTGGTGGAGCACGACCCCGGGGTGATGCTCGCCGCTGACCGCATCCTGGACTTGGGGCCGGGCCCCGGGGAGCAGGGCGGCCAGGTCGTGTTCTTTGGCACGCCTGCGGAGCTCGCTCGGGATAGCCGTTCCCTCACGGGGCAATACCTGCGGGGGGAGAAGCGGGTCGGAAGCCGCCCTCGAAGGCAGGGGGAGCCCAGCGCATGGCTCGAGGTGCTGGGGGCCACCGGGCACAATCTCAAGGGAATCGATGTCCGAATCCCCCTCAATCGGCTCGTGTGCGTGACCGGCGTCTCGGGCTCGGGCAAGTCGACGCTGGTGCAGCACGTGCTGTATCCGACGCTGGCCAAGCTCAAAGGGCGGGCAGTGGAGACGCCAGGGGCGCCTGCGGATATCCGCGGCCACGAGCGCTTGGCCGACGTGGTGCTGGTGGACCAGTCGCCCATCGGCAAGACCGCCCGTTCCAACCCCGCCAGCTACGTGGGCGCGTTCGACGCCATCCGCAAGCTGTTCGCCGCGGAGCCCGCGGCGAAAGAGCGGGGCTATACCGCGAGCACTTTCAGCTTCAACGCTGGCGACGGGCGCTGCCCCACCTGCGGCGGCAGCGGCTTCGAGCACGTGGAGATGCAGTTTCTTTCTGACCTCTACCTGCGCTGCCCCGACTGCGACGGGCGCCGCTTCCGCCCCGAGGTGCTGGAAGTCAAGCGGGTTCCTCCGCCGGGCCGCGAGTCGCTGGCGCCCTGCTCCATCGCCGACGTGCTGGACATGACGGTGACGCAGGCGGTGGAGTTTTTTTCCGACCAGCCGGAAGTGCTGCAGGCGCTGGAGCCGCTGCAGGCAGTGGGGCTCGGTTACGTGAAGCTGGGGCAGCCGGTGCCCACCCTCTCCGGGGGCGAAGCCCAGCGACTCAAGCTGGCCGGGCATCTGGCCCAGGCCAGAAGAGCATCAGCCTCGCGACTGCGGGGCGGCGCAAGGCGAGCCAGTGCGGGCGAAGACGCCTCGTCCTCCCCACCACGCGCTTGCCTGTTCCTCTTCGACGAGCCGACAACGGGCTTGCACTTCGCGGACATCGCCGTGTTGCTCCAAGCCTTCGACCAATTGCTGGCGGAAGGGCACACGCTGCTCGTGATCGAGCACAATCTGGACGTCATCGCTGCGGCGGACTGGATCATCGACCTCGGGCCTGAGGGGGGCGAGGCCGGTGGTGAGGTGGTATGCGCGGGAACGCCTTCCCAGGTGGCCCGCCATCCACGCAGCGCGACCGGCGCGGCGCTCGCCAAGCGCCAGGCCTTGGCCCACGTCCTGGACGGCGCTCAGTCCGATCCGAAGCCCGACCCCTCGCCGGCGCGGCCGCCTCTCGGCGCTCGGTCCTCCGCCGCGCCCCGCGACGGTGCCTTCATCCATGTCCACCACGCCCGCGAGCACAACCTCAAGAACGTGGACATTCGCATACCGCGGGAGCGCTTCACGGTGATCACGGGCATCTCCGGGTCGGGCAAGTCTACGCTCGCCTTCGACATTCTCTTCGCCGAAGGCCAGCGCCGCTACCTGGAATCCTTAAACGCTTATGCACGGCAGTTCGTGCAGCCGGCGACGCGGCCGGACGTGGACGCGATCTTCGGCATTCCGCCCACCGTCGCCATCGAGCAGCGCACGAGCCGCGGGGGACGCAAGAGCACCGTGGCGACGCTCACAGAGATCTATCACTTCCTGCGGCTGCTGTTCGTGAAGCTCGGCGTGCAGTACTGTCCCGAGTGCCAGATCCCCATCGAGCCGCAGACGATGGAAGTCATCGCCGCCCGGTTGCTGCGGGACTGGCGCGGTCGGCGTGTCGCGCTGCTGGCGCCGCTGGTGGTGGGACGCAAGGGCTACTACACGGATCTCGCCAAGTGGGCGGCACGCAGGGGCTACCGGCAGCTTCGGGTGGACGGAGAGCTTACGCCCACCGATCCCTGGCCACGGCTCGCCCGTTACCGCGAGCACGACATCGAGCTGCCGGTGGCCGAGGTGACGGTGTCGTCCAGGGACGAGCGCTTGCTGCGGGAGGCGCTGGCGCGGACGCTGGCGCTGGGTAAAGGCGTGGTCAAGGTGGCGCCGCTGGAGGGCTCCAACGCCCGTCGCGGGCGCGATGGCGAGGCCACCTTCTCGGTGCGCCGCGCCTGTCCCCGCTGCGGCCGCAGCTTTCCGGAACTGGACCCGCGGCTGTTTTCGTTCAACTCCAAGCATGGCTGGTGCCCGCGCTGCTACGGCACGGGGCTTGTGTTGCCCGGCTTCGACGCCCAACAGACCGGCGAGGAGGTCTGGTGGAACGAGTGGTGGGAGGGTGAGACTCGCCCCTGTCCCGAGTGCGATGGCCGCCGCCTCAATGCCGAGGCGCTGGCGGTCAGGTTCCAGGGACAGAACATCGCAGAGCTTACGGCCCTTTCCATCGGCGAGGCGCAGCGCTACTTTCAGCGCCTGAAGCTCAGCGGCCGCGCCGCCGAGGTGGCCCGGGATATTCTTCCGGAGCTTGCTTCACGGCTTGCCTTTCTGAACCAAGTGGGCCTCGACTACCTCACCCTGGACCGCTCGGCGCCGACGCTCTCCGGCGGCGAGGCCCAGCGCATCCGGCTCGCGGCGCAGCTCGGCTCAAACCTGCGAGGCGTGTGCTACGTTCTGGATGAGCCCACCATCGGGCTCCACGTGCGGGATAATCGGCGGCTGCTCGCGGCGCTGAGCGAGCTCAGGGACAAGGGCAACACGGTGGTGGTGGTGGAGCACGACGAAGAAACCATCCGGTTGGCCGAGCACGTGGTGGACCTGGGGCCGGGGGCGGGTGCGCAGGGAGGGCGCGTGGTGGCGGAGGGCACCGTCGGGGAGCTCATCCGCAATCCTCACTCGGTGACGGGACGCTGCCTTGCCCAGCCGCTGGCCCATCCGCTGCTAGGGACGCGGCGCCCGGTCGCCCTGGACGCACCCCAGGCGCAAGCGCTCGAGGTCGTGGGCGCGCGGCTCCACAACCTGAAGGCCGTCCACGTGAAAATTCCTCTGGCGCGGCTCGTGGCCGTGACCGGCGTCTCCGGCAGCGGCAAGAGCACGCTGGTGCGGGACGTGCTCTACGCGAGCCTCCAGGCGCTGCTTTCCGGACGCCGCCGCAGCCAGGCCGAGCTCAAGGGCTGCGACGAGCTGCGCGGCTGGCAGCAGGTGCAGCGGGTGCTGGAAGTGGACCAGACGCCCATCGGCAAGACGCCGCGTTCGTGTCCCGCCACCTATGTCGGCGTCTGGGATGGCATCCGGCGTTTGTTCGCGCAGATGCCCGAAGCACGCATGCGCGGGTACGGCCCGAGCCGGTTCTCCTTCAACGTGGCGGGCGGGCGGTGCGACGCGTGCGAGGGACAGGGCATGAAGACCATTGGGATGAGTTTTCTGCCGGAAGTGAAGGTGGTGTGCGATGTGTGCGGTGGCGCCCGCTTCACGCCGGAGACCCTCGCCGTGCGGTTCAAGGGCAAGAACGCGGGCGAAGTGCTTGCCATGAGCGTGGACGAGGCGGTGGAATTCTTTGCTGCCCAGCCGTCCATCCACCACCCGCTGCGGCTGCTCCAGGACGTGGGGCTCGGCTATCTGACGCTTGGGCAGCAGAGCCCGACGCTCTCCGGCGGCGAGGCCCAGCGCATCAAGCTGGTGACCGAGCTCGCCAAGGTCCGGCCGGCGGTCACCCGGCGGAGGTCCATGACGGGGAGCGGGAACGGCGGCACCCTCTACGTGCTGGACGAGCCCACGGTGGGGCTGCACATGGCCGACGTGGAGAAGCTCGTCCGGGTGCTGCACCGGCTCGTGGACGCCGGCAACACCGTGGTCGTGATCGAGCACAACCTGGACGTGATCGCGGAAGCCGATTGGGTGATCGACCTGGGGCCGGAAGGGGGCGATGCGGGCGGCCGCGTCGTGGCCCAGGGGACCCCGGAGGCGGTGGCGCGGGTGAAGCACGGCTCCCACACGGCCCGGGCACTCGCCGACTTCCTCCGCGGGAAGCGCGACCTCGGGGCAGAGCGCTCATCCCGGGGGCGGGCGAGCGCCTAA
- the mnmC gene encoding bifunctional tRNA (5-methylaminomethyl-2-thiouridine)(34)-methyltransferase MnmD/FAD-dependent 5-carboxymethylaminomethyl-2-thiouridine(34) oxidoreductase MnmC, producing MDIAPLTPARLRLAEDGTPFSLDYGDVYYSSDGGLPEAVHTFLHGNGLPARLHGAGTFTIVETGFGTGLNFLATWDAWRALAPAGARLHFVSVEKHPLAPADLEAVHRRWPELLPLARALAARYPPLIPGFHRRHFEKGGVTLTLCFGEAAAMLSALEARVDAFYLDGFAPAKNPAMWSEAVFEALARLAAPGATAATYTVAGEVRRRLAAAGFEVIKQPGFGRKREMLVARFSGQGAVDRRPTARQVIVIGAGLAGTACAERLAARGFCVDLVERHPGAAAEASANPAGVLRPALSPRWNSQTRLTCAASAYAIAHLETLAQQHTGLVWGATGVLQIARGPRHLRQLSEAMERLRLPANFARLVDVQEGARLAGVRVSGPGVWYAEAGWAKAGSVCEARLDAAGSGVRRVFGREAVQLDWRDGTWQARSAEGALIAEAPVAVLANGTGVRRFPAAVALPLRPVRGQSTLLPARAQRPLTAAVCREGCITPAHDGFHCLGATFGENDPDPRVRVEDHADNLRRLARMLPGYAEGWNPATLQGWVGFRAVSADRLPILGPLDAERGLYVCTGLGARGLTWSALAGELIASWVSGDPLPLERSLLQALGPDRFSSDRVWESA from the coding sequence GTGGACATTGCTCCCCTGACTCCCGCCCGACTCCGTCTCGCTGAAGACGGCACGCCGTTTTCCCTGGATTACGGCGACGTCTACTACTCCTCGGACGGGGGGCTCCCCGAGGCAGTGCACACGTTCCTCCACGGCAACGGGCTGCCGGCGCGGCTCCACGGCGCTGGGACCTTCACCATCGTCGAGACGGGGTTCGGCACCGGCCTTAACTTCCTCGCCACCTGGGACGCCTGGCGCGCTCTGGCACCGGCGGGCGCGCGGCTCCACTTCGTGTCGGTGGAAAAGCATCCGCTCGCCCCGGCCGACCTGGAGGCGGTGCACCGTCGCTGGCCCGAGCTGCTTCCCCTGGCCCGGGCGCTCGCCGCCCGCTATCCGCCCCTCATCCCCGGCTTCCACCGCAGACACTTCGAGAAGGGGGGCGTGACCTTGACGCTGTGCTTCGGAGAGGCCGCGGCCATGCTCTCGGCGCTGGAGGCACGGGTGGACGCGTTCTACCTGGACGGCTTCGCGCCAGCCAAGAACCCGGCCATGTGGAGCGAGGCAGTATTTGAAGCGCTGGCGCGGCTGGCCGCGCCCGGGGCGACGGCCGCCACCTACACGGTGGCGGGCGAGGTGAGGCGCCGCCTTGCCGCCGCGGGCTTCGAGGTGATCAAGCAGCCGGGGTTCGGACGCAAACGGGAGATGCTGGTGGCGCGCTTTTCCGGGCAAGGCGCGGTCGACCGGCGGCCAACGGCACGGCAGGTGATCGTGATCGGCGCGGGCCTTGCTGGCACCGCATGCGCCGAGCGGCTGGCCGCCCGCGGCTTTTGCGTGGACCTGGTGGAGCGGCATCCAGGCGCCGCGGCGGAAGCGTCAGCCAACCCCGCCGGCGTGCTGAGGCCCGCGCTCTCGCCTCGCTGGAACAGCCAGACGCGGCTGACCTGCGCGGCCAGCGCCTATGCGATCGCTCACCTGGAGACGCTGGCGCAGCAGCATACGGGGCTCGTCTGGGGGGCCACCGGCGTATTGCAGATTGCCCGCGGCCCCAGGCATCTTCGACAGCTCTCCGAGGCGATGGAGCGGCTGCGGCTGCCTGCGAATTTTGCACGGCTCGTGGATGTGCAGGAAGGCGCCCGCCTGGCCGGCGTCCGAGTGAGCGGTCCCGGGGTCTGGTACGCCGAGGCCGGCTGGGCGAAGGCGGGCAGCGTGTGCGAAGCCCGGCTCGATGCGGCGGGCAGTGGCGTGCGGCGCGTGTTTGGGCGCGAGGCGGTCCAGCTCGACTGGCGGGACGGGACGTGGCAAGCCCGGTCCGCGGAAGGAGCGTTGATCGCCGAGGCGCCCGTGGCGGTGCTGGCCAACGGGACGGGGGTCCGCCGCTTTCCGGCGGCTGTCGCGCTGCCGCTTCGGCCGGTGCGGGGGCAATCGACCCTTCTTCCGGCGCGGGCGCAGCGGCCCCTCACAGCCGCCGTGTGCCGCGAAGGGTGCATCACCCCCGCCCACGACGGCTTTCATTGTCTGGGCGCCACTTTCGGCGAGAACGATCCCGATCCTCGCGTCCGTGTCGAAGACCACGCCGACAACCTGCGGCGTCTTGCGCGCATGCTGCCGGGCTACGCCGAGGGCTGGAACCCGGCCACGCTGCAGGGCTGGGTCGGTTTCCGGGCAGTGAGCGCCGATCGCCTGCCAATCTTGGGGCCCCTCGATGCCGAACGGGGTCTTTACGTGTGCACGGGATTGGGGGCACGGGGGCTCACCTGGTCGGCGCTGGCGGGCGAGCTCATCGCCAGCTGGGTGAGCGGCGACCCGCTTCCCCTGGAGCGCAGTCTCCTCCAGGCGCTTGGGCCGGATCGGTTTTCGTCGGACCGAGTCTGGGAATCCGCATGA
- a CDS encoding sensor domain-containing diguanylate cyclase: protein MDAPGGERGAARRFRPDHRFTIGLAVAASLVVLAGVILRAVQESAIETLKRQLEEEDRVSELIHRARTALLEARRYDDELSLSYRQTPPEAFDSRYLRPVAALLAGVRQDLGKLQGTVDDAQMLQDLRSVQAAIDQYEAGYTAVVELYRGMGAAAGGLEAQILDQEEQLRLSFGQQRLGTLAERLIELRIARSDYFSRHQAHDAEAVRAATQAIGRELAASGISAPARRALEALLDQYRALFERYAEAVEQVNERRAAFMKTAAEAAPRLDRVLSRMRSRRALADGGVSLNEVIGYAAGVGGLVTLLAAGWLAFAFRRSLAHAIEASVEFARRLERGDFSARVPEAGTPALRWLGAALNDMARSLARARDEHLGRLSTLQQEIETLRERLSEQQKAVEAARGVALRLEKEYARCAGDLAAALEDVRVRDRETMLFNEMSSLLHTCRNDREAFDVIDLYAGRLFPLEEGALLLLNAARDKLECLVAWGGLSPKSAGSFGLEACLALRLGHIHQVEDPASSPVCEHVRALGASSHPYLCLPMVAGGDTLGVLHLSFPSLKGGNGAADSLWERKRNLAKALADQIALAVSNIRLRDTLHRQSIRDPLTGLFNRRYLEESLRREVARAERTHRPLALLMLDVDYFKRFNDTHGHEAGDAVLRALGRLLRQSVREGDIACRFGGEEFVVLLPETTLEIARQRAEKIRDATRQIRIHRSGRYLDPISVSFGVAVYPDHGTSADALLNAADAALYQAKQSGRDRVMISLRA, encoded by the coding sequence GTGGACGCGCCCGGGGGGGAAAGGGGGGCTGCCCGCCGCTTCAGGCCGGATCACCGGTTCACCATCGGACTTGCGGTCGCTGCGAGCCTGGTGGTGCTGGCGGGGGTCATTCTGCGAGCGGTGCAGGAAAGCGCCATCGAGACCCTCAAACGCCAGCTGGAAGAGGAGGACCGCGTATCGGAGCTCATCCACCGGGCGCGCACGGCTCTGCTTGAGGCGCGCCGCTACGACGATGAGCTCTCCTTGAGCTACCGTCAGACGCCGCCTGAGGCATTTGACTCCCGGTACTTGCGCCCAGTCGCAGCGCTGCTCGCGGGCGTACGCCAGGACCTCGGGAAGCTCCAGGGTACCGTCGACGATGCGCAGATGTTGCAGGACCTCCGTTCGGTGCAGGCGGCCATCGACCAGTACGAGGCCGGCTACACCGCGGTGGTGGAACTCTATCGCGGCATGGGCGCCGCCGCGGGCGGGCTGGAGGCGCAAATCCTGGACCAGGAGGAGCAGCTCCGGCTATCGTTCGGGCAGCAGCGCCTCGGGACCCTCGCCGAGCGTCTGATAGAGTTACGCATTGCGAGGTCGGATTATTTCTCCCGCCACCAAGCGCACGATGCCGAAGCCGTCCGTGCTGCGACCCAGGCGATCGGTCGGGAGCTGGCCGCGAGCGGTATTTCAGCGCCCGCACGACGGGCGCTAGAAGCACTCCTGGACCAGTACCGCGCCCTGTTCGAACGCTACGCGGAAGCGGTGGAGCAGGTCAACGAGCGCCGCGCCGCCTTCATGAAGACGGCGGCCGAAGCGGCGCCCAGACTCGACCGGGTGCTTTCCCGGATGCGCAGCAGGCGGGCCCTGGCTGATGGCGGCGTGTCCTTGAACGAAGTGATCGGCTACGCCGCCGGGGTCGGGGGATTGGTCACCCTCTTGGCCGCGGGCTGGCTGGCGTTTGCTTTTCGGCGCAGCCTCGCGCACGCCATCGAAGCGTCGGTGGAGTTTGCGCGCCGTCTGGAACGCGGCGACTTCAGCGCCCGCGTTCCCGAGGCCGGGACGCCTGCGCTCCGGTGGTTGGGAGCTGCGCTGAACGATATGGCCCGTTCCCTGGCGCGGGCCCGCGACGAGCATCTTGGGCGCCTGAGCACCCTGCAGCAGGAAATCGAGACACTGCGGGAGCGGCTTTCCGAGCAGCAGAAGGCCGTCGAGGCCGCCCGCGGAGTGGCGCTGAGACTGGAGAAGGAGTACGCCCGATGCGCTGGCGATCTCGCGGCCGCGCTCGAGGACGTGCGCGTGCGTGACCGGGAGACGATGCTGTTCAACGAAATGAGCAGCCTGCTCCATACCTGCCGCAACGACCGGGAGGCCTTCGACGTCATCGATCTCTATGCGGGGCGGCTTTTCCCGCTCGAGGAGGGCGCGCTTTTGCTTCTCAACGCCGCCCGTGACAAGCTGGAGTGCCTGGTTGCGTGGGGCGGACTTTCCCCAAAGAGCGCAGGCAGCTTCGGCCTCGAGGCGTGCCTGGCCCTGCGGCTCGGTCATATCCATCAGGTGGAGGACCCCGCCTCTTCGCCGGTGTGTGAACACGTGAGGGCCCTCGGCGCCTCCTCGCACCCGTATCTGTGCCTGCCGATGGTCGCCGGGGGAGACACGCTCGGCGTTCTGCATCTGTCCTTTCCCTCTTTGAAAGGCGGCAACGGGGCGGCCGACTCGCTGTGGGAGCGCAAGCGCAACTTGGCCAAGGCCCTGGCGGATCAGATCGCCTTGGCCGTTTCCAACATCCGGTTGCGCGACACCTTGCACCGGCAGTCGATCCGGGACCCGCTGACCGGCCTCTTCAATCGGCGATATCTGGAGGAATCGCTTCGGCGGGAGGTCGCCCGGGCCGAGCGCACCCATCGGCCCCTGGCGTTGCTGATGCTGGACGTGGACTATTTCAAGCGCTTCAATGACACCCATGGCCACGAGGCGGGCGATGCCGTCCTGCGCGCGCTGGGCCGCCTGTTGCGGCAGAGTGTGCGGGAGGGGGACATCGCGTGCCGCTTCGGCGGCGAGGAGTTCGTCGTGCTGCTGCCGGAGACGACGCTGGAGATCGCGCGCCAGCGGGCGGAAAAAATCCGGGATGCGACGCGCCAGATCCGCATCCATCGCAGCGGACGATATCTGGACCCAATCAGCGTCTCCTTCGGGGTGGCGGTCTACCCGGATCACGGCACCTCGGCCGACGCCCTCCTCAACGCGGCCGACGCGGCCCTTTACCAGGCGAAGCAAAGCGGGCGCGACCGCGTGATGATCAGCCTGCGCGCGTAG
- a CDS encoding flagellar brake protein yields the protein MSSADPSLVPLGVHDVEMGRPFPWRVYDETSRLILEAGEAIASADLMELLLACRARREAAPGPVPGEGAAGRSLRRSSGRRGPGAPAFHDMRLQIGDRLHLELPAQWEARRVIVRLIGYVDGEAVLVTVPSLNGRPVPLLEGERVRVRFFSGLRVYGFESFVDRVCWQGLEYVQLAFPKEIHAVEVRKAPRVRTCIVADVRRPGGAADGSAAPALIVNLSTSGAGLMACREVAGCGERLELSFALRTENTTTRIGTGAVVHSAGFKPATGKFHFGVQFEGLENVQRLALQVFVLERLYEDPSSHV from the coding sequence GTGAGCAGCGCCGATCCCTCCCTCGTGCCCTTGGGCGTCCATGACGTCGAGATGGGGCGGCCGTTTCCCTGGCGGGTGTACGACGAGACTTCGCGACTTATCCTGGAGGCCGGCGAAGCGATTGCGAGCGCCGACCTGATGGAACTGCTGCTCGCCTGCCGTGCGAGGCGCGAAGCGGCTCCCGGACCGGTGCCGGGGGAAGGGGCGGCCGGGAGGTCGCTTCGCCGGTCCTCCGGGCGGCGGGGACCGGGGGCGCCCGCCTTTCATGACATGCGGTTGCAGATCGGGGATCGGCTGCACCTGGAACTGCCGGCCCAGTGGGAAGCAAGGCGCGTCATCGTGCGCTTGATCGGCTACGTGGACGGGGAAGCTGTGCTCGTGACGGTGCCGAGCCTCAACGGCAGGCCCGTGCCTCTGCTGGAGGGCGAGCGGGTGCGGGTGCGCTTCTTCTCGGGACTGCGGGTCTATGGCTTCGAGAGTTTCGTCGACCGGGTATGCTGGCAGGGGCTGGAGTATGTGCAACTGGCTTTCCCCAAGGAAATCCATGCGGTGGAGGTCCGCAAGGCCCCGCGCGTCAGGACGTGCATCGTGGCCGACGTCCGCCGGCCGGGCGGCGCCGCCGACGGGTCGGCGGCGCCGGCGCTGATCGTCAACCTGAGCACGAGCGGCGCCGGGCTGATGGCCTGCCGGGAGGTCGCGGGTTGCGGCGAGCGGCTCGAGCTGTCGTTTGCGCTGCGCACGGAAAACACCACGACCCGCATCGGAACGGGCGCCGTCGTGCACTCGGCGGGCTTCAAACCCGCCACGGGCAAGTTCCACTTCGGCGTCCAGTTCGAAGGGCTCGAAAACGTCCAGCGCCTGGCCCTCCAGGTCTTCGTGCTGGAAAGGCTGTACGAGGATCCTTCAAGCCACGTCTGA